A part of Paenibacillus sp. IHBB 10380 genomic DNA contains:
- a CDS encoding TetR/AcrR family transcriptional regulator, producing the protein MNEDIRIYKTKIAIERGFIELLKHNDFKDITIKKICDQSLIGRSTFYSHYLDKYDLLEKIVKQYASDFKYEIEQRFDSMDDGKVANAIELVTDNMIEHKFEISTLLAVHVVSADLRKEFEGILFSTCLEYLNQQISSSSIALEYLAELYAANSMVFLHWVLKNGKDTNIIFLSNQIQEYIFNQLKSNLYKD; encoded by the coding sequence ATGAATGAAGATATCAGAATTTATAAAACCAAAATAGCTATTGAACGAGGATTCATTGAATTACTCAAACATAATGATTTTAAAGATATTACGATCAAAAAAATTTGTGATCAATCTCTTATAGGACGTTCTACTTTTTATAGTCACTATTTGGATAAGTACGACTTGTTAGAAAAAATTGTTAAACAGTATGCTTCTGATTTTAAATATGAGATTGAACAGCGTTTTGATTCAATGGATGATGGTAAGGTGGCCAATGCCATAGAACTTGTAACAGATAATATGATTGAACATAAGTTCGAGATTTCAACATTGTTAGCAGTTCATGTAGTATCAGCTGATTTACGTAAAGAATTTGAAGGAATTTTGTTTAGTACTTGCTTAGAGTATTTAAATCAGCAGATTTCTTCAAGTTCTATCGCATTGGAATATTTAGCAGAATTATATGCCGCTAACTCAATGGTGTTTCTTCATTGGGTTTTGAAAAATGGTAAAGATACTAATATAATTTTTCTTTCAAATCAAATACAAGAATATATTTTTAACCAGTTAAAGTCTAACTTGTATAAGGATTAA